TTCAGGTTTTTTTCCCAAACACCCAACCATATATATTGAGCATTTGCCTTTTTTGCCCGCTCTAATGAATGTTGAAATAATAACCGTCCGACTTGTTGACCGTGGTATTCTTTCAGAACATAGATTCTTTCTATTTCGAGGGATTTTTCGTCCTTCAAATCAGTTTGTGCCGGGCCATAATTCAGTTTCAGATAACCAATGATGCGTTGGTTAGACACAGCGAAATGAAATTCAGAATGTATATTGTTGAGTTCTTCGGTCAGACTTTTCTCTGAAAGGCTGTCTTCCAGATATTTTTGTATATTTTCTGTTGTGTTATGTTCCGCAAAGGTTTCGAGGAAGGTTTGTCTGCTTATTTGCAACAGTGAGGCAATATCGCCTGATGTTGCTTTTAGGATGTCAACATGTTCCATTTTTTTATTGGATTTGGTATTTTAAATGTCTGCTTTGTTTTGGAAGTTTCCTCAACAAATACCCGAAACAGTGCAGTTAATTTTCAAGGTCTTTTATCAATGTTGCTACAAAGGGATTATCAGGATTTAGTTGCAGGCTTTTTTTGAGGTATTGCAGTCCTTCAGTTTTGTTTCCGGTTTCAACAAACCCTTCTCCCAGTCCTTGCAGGGCTTTGGCAGAATTGGGAAATGCAAACACATTCAGTTCAAAAATCTGAATGGCAATACCGGGTTGACCGTTGTCAATATGGTTAAACCCTTCGTTTCGCATTTGGTATTCCAATAGTTGTTCTGACTTTTTTTTGTTTAGATAGGCT
This is a stretch of genomic DNA from Sphingobacteriales bacterium. It encodes these proteins:
- a CDS encoding GNAT family N-acetyltransferase; translated protein: MEHVDILKATSGDIASLLQISRQTFLETFAEHNTTENIQKYLEDSLSEKSLTEELNNIHSEFHFAVSNQRIIGYLKLNYGPAQTDLKDEKSLEIERIYVLKEYHGQQVGRLLFQHSLERAKKANAQYIWLGVWEKNLKAIAFYKKIGFVAFDTHVFMLGDDKQKDILMKLML